TTATAATTATGGTTGATGGTTGGGCAGGAACTCAAAGGCATGCTGGTATTTGGAGTGGAGACCAAACTGGTGGCCAATGGGAATATATTCGTTTTCACATTCCAACCTATATCGGCTCTGGTCTATCTGGTATACCAATTGTTGGTTCAGATATGGATGGTATTTATGGTGGTGGGGATATAGAGGTAAACATTCGGGATTTTCAATGGAAATCATTTACGTCACTACAACTAAATATGGATGGATGGGGGCGAATGCCGAAAACACCTTTCAGCTATGACGAAGATGCTTCGCGAATAATTAGAGGTTATTTAAAACTCAAGTCCATGTTTTTGCCATACAATTATACTCTAGGATACGAGGGAATTAATGGTTTCCCTCCGATAAGAGCTATGTTTCTTGAATTTCCAAATGAAACGAGTTCATACACAATAGATTCTCAATACCAGTATATGTGGGGTCCGAACATATTAGTGGCTCCCATATACAATGATAATGTTAACGAAAAAGGTTCAGTTAGGAATGGAATATATTTGCCAGACGAAGATCAATTATGGATTGATCTTTTTACTGGAGAAAAATATCAAGGTggcaaaatattcaataattttatagcaCCACTTTGGAAAATtccagtttttataaaaaatggcgcGATAATACCTTTAATTAAGCCAAACAATAATCCTTATGAAATAAAAAGGGATTGTAGGATATTTGCTATATACCCGAATAAGAAAAGCGAATTTAGTGTTTATGAAGACGATGGAATCACATCGGAGTATCAAAAAGGTCATAAAGCAACTACAAATATATCTGTCACCTCTCCTGATTCAGATGCAACAGGTAATGTGCTTATCGTTATCAAAAAAACAGTCGGTTCGTACAGTAATATGATCAAAGAAAGAATtactattttacaaataatggcATCACACGACGTCGATTCTGTTAAAATTGCTATTAATGGAGATAATATATCAGTACCAAGGGTCTATAGCGAAGAcgaatttaatgaaaatgatatttcgtgttattattataacaaagatTTTGTCATCAATCCATACATGAAAGAACTCAAcgatttcaaacaaaaaatgttGCAAATAAAAATAGGCAAAATTGATGTAACTACAAGTGAGACTTATATAAGCATTAATAAATATAcgaataaatcaaatattttaggAAAAATTACAAATGCATCAACTCATCAAATACCAAAGAATTTTACAGTAGATAAAGAAGAAACAACACCATATACAATAAGTCTGAAATGGGAATCTACTGATAACGTTAGCTACTATGAAATAGAACGGGACGGAAcagtttttacaaatataatggAGAACAATTTTGCTTTTGAAGATTTTCCATGTGATAGCAGTCATGCATTCAGAATCCGATCTGTTACAGACGAAATCGCCTCGGAATGGAGCGAATTACTTACCGCTAAAACACTGAACAATCCTTTTAAGAACATAATACAAGGTGTAAAAGTTTCGTGTAACTTACCGTGTCAGCCATGCcaagaaatacaaaatttgtCGATTCCAAATTCAAGACACATTTGGCATACTCATTGGACTCACGGAAAAGTAAAATCTGAtgattttaaactattttttgatTTAGGTGCAGCATACGATGTAGAAAAAGTTGTATATTTGCCTAGGGACGATGCAGGAAATGGAACAATATTAGAAATCCAATACAGGGCTTCCATAGACAACGAACAATGGACGGCATTATCTgatgtcataatatttaatcatgacaataaaccaaaaaatatacatttttcagGCCTCAGATTTAGATATATAGAATTTACAGTAATTAATACTATTGGCGGTTTTGGTTCTGGAAAACACATGGTCTTTTTCAAACATTAAcctaaagttaaaataaaaattgcatgTCTAGTACCTAGACTCTATTAAGTGTGCATTTGTAATGGCTTTGTTTTCAGCCATATGAAACTATATTCCTTAAGAGTAAGACTAATCCTAACTAATCATACTTAAGGTAGGTAGATTGTAACTGTATGTGATTCATTGTAACTCtaagaatattattttgtatgaagAGAATAGGCAGTAATTAAAAACTCTATTGATTACGTGTACCTAAACTCTAAATTAAGGCAATTATACACATTTAGAAAATCGTTATATTCACTTATTTAATAGGAGCTCCCGATAAAGACCGGTCCACATGTAACGAACGATTTTGAGAAATCAGAAAAGCTGTGTAACGGAAGAgccatacttaataaattttgattgtGTAGCGAGACGGGTGAAAGAAAATGAAAACCTTTAGCCGGTTTTCCAGTTTCGATCGCTGTAGTTCTTTGCATGTGGACGATTTAATATAAAGAGTAAAGACACAGCAAATATTGGTATAAGACGAGTTAGTCAATTATAGGTATTACCTATCTATAACCTTGTTAATTGATAATCGGTGTGATTCGGTTGTgcggtaaatcatttatattttacaggAATTTCTATTATCTTCCTTGTTAAATACGTTAAGTTAGTTaatgcttattttatttataaacgttAATTTGCGACCTTTATTTTCTGACCATAGAATTAAGTTCCTAATGACATTTTTACATTGAACGTTAAAATGCGTCCTAGTCACTTTCGGTGATGATAAAAAGTGATGTAGAAAATTTTGCATATTTGCCTACAGGGACGATGCAGGCAATGTAACAATTTAGAAATCAAATACTGGTATTTCATAGACAACGAAGAATGGACGCATTATCTGATGTCATCATGACGAAtgacaataaacaaaaaagtcttttttcaaaaattaacttaaaatttaacatTCAACGTTGAAAGTGCGTCCTATTCTCTATAAGCGATGATAAGCTTGTAGgtactgttttattaataaattattccaaatttaagtaattttaaacttggaataactttacattGCAGATAATGTGGATGGGTTACTCACTTGAAGTCGCCGATAGTCGAATTTAATAGTTCCTGGTGATCgcaatttttttagtttttaaagcaCGCATTAAAGAGAATTCAGTTGGGACACTAGGATTACCTTCTAGTTGTATAGGTGTACTTTGTTCCATTACATTGCTCAAACACCATAATTTTTTCTTCCATTATTTTTTCACATTAATTTGGTTAAAAAAGGAGCCAAAAATGTTGGTATACTGAAATTAATTGAATGGTAACAAAAGTTACTGCTTAGCTTCTAACTTGTATCGAACACCATTCCGCCAAATATTCGCTCACTTCGCTGTTAAAGTGGACTCAAAATACACTGACAAAAATAATTTCTGcacactatatttttttactgcCCAACTTTATGGCATCTGCAGAGTCGgtaatttttaagtaacaaaaaataatgggtatttaaaaaaaataataaactaacaTACGTttcttacttaaaataaaaacttatttaattctGCAAATCATCAGCATTCCTTACAGCTACAATAGTACAAATAGAAGAATTAGCATCAAACACACAACTTATAGACAAGTCCTCTAAAACGCAGCAATACTCGTGATCAGAATACCTAGTCCTCACATACAACGACCTTGGATCTTCACACAACAACGATTCAATGTTGGACTTAAACGCCTCCGCTCGGTCCCCGATTAGACTGTATAGTCTTTCCATGGCTTCGTCTGTGAATCTAACATCATAAGTCTGAGAAGGTGGATTTGTTATCCAATTTGGAACTCTAATCCCTTCGAGATTGAGTTGAGTCTGAGGTGGAGTGAATCTCTCTTGCCCATCGGGGGCTCCCCGTTCAAAGTCCAATCTAACCGGTGACTGTTCAATACCATCAATGGCATCAGGTGATGAGTGTGATGATGGTGTAGAATTGTCTTGGATAGATGGTATGTCCTCGTCAAATGGTGAATCAGATAACACACTAGCGTCGATATCGATTCGGTGAGATGACTGTGGGTCCAcgctgaaaattaaaaaatatttaatatataattcccGCGCCTTGATAGAGGGGCAATccgccatcttagtgacgtcataCCCAGG
Above is a window of Leptidea sinapis chromosome 40, ilLepSina1.1, whole genome shotgun sequence DNA encoding:
- the LOC126976302 gene encoding alpha-glucosidase 2-like — protein: MMNDIDNDVAESSLHGIVSMKKLDKYYLIKFRTKEISRLFILNDHVFRYYMSPTGEFLDYPEPMDPEDNAKIIYKDMDNYGYNSFENSSLHDMKTHYVVKTQQINILLDKINATMKVHDVRNGKDVLVEARSLSYAECKVIQTLQQRPQEYFFGGGMQNGRFTHKNQIIDIMNTNNWLDGGVTSPCPFYWSTNGYGILRNTWQPGIYDFGAHSHNTVKTIHKGEYYDAYFFINSKPRHILRDYYELSGNPLLLPEFAYYEAHLNAFNRDYWVQVTNDTRGAILFEDGKYYKSYKPNEMDDKVGILESLNGEKNNYQFSARAMLDRYKKHDMPLGWFIPNDGYGCGYGQTDSLEGDLQNLKRFVDYAEENGVRVGLWTESKLEPVDPVNPRKGDRDLAREVGFAKIVALKCDVAWIGSGYSFGLSAVENAANIFTKNSSQAARPFIIMVDGWAGTQRHAGIWSGDQTGGQWEYIRFHIPTYIGSGLSGIPIVGSDMDGIYGGGDIEVNIRDFQWKSFTSLQLNMDGWGRMPKTPFSYDEDASRIIRGYLKLKSMFLPYNYTLGYEGINGFPPIRAMFLEFPNETSSYTIDSQYQYMWGPNILVAPIYNDNVNEKGSVRNGIYLPDEDQLWIDLFTGEKYQGGKIFNNFIAPLWKIPVFIKNGAIIPLIKPNNNPYEIKRDCRIFAIYPNKKSEFSVYEDDGITSEYQKGHKATTNISVTSPDSDATGNVLIVIKKTVGSYSNMIKERITILQIMASHDVDSVKIAINGDNISVPRVYSEDEFNENDISCYYYNKDFVINPYMKELNDFKQKMLQIKIGKIDVTTSETYISINKYTNKSNILGKITNASTHQIPKNFTVDKEETTPYTISLKWESTDNVSYYEIERDGTVFTNIMENNFAFEDFPCDSSHAFRIRSVTDEIASEWSELLTAKTLNNPFKNIIQGVKVSCNLPCQPCQEIQNLSIPNSRHIWHTHWTHGKVKSDDFKLFFDLGAAYDVEKVVYLPRDDAGNGTILEIQYRASIDNEQWTALSDVIIFNHDNKPKNIHFSGLRFRYIEFTVINTIGGFGSGKHMVFFKH